In Acipenser ruthenus chromosome 1, fAciRut3.2 maternal haplotype, whole genome shotgun sequence, the genomic stretch TCTCTGTTGTGATCCTAATGCATTTCAGAAGTAAGATCTGCAgagccaggtttttttttttttaaaccagcacaGGATTTTATCTTTAGAACCTGGAAATGCAAGCCCTCACTAAAGAGTTGTTTTAACCACTGTGCTTTGTACCCTTAGTTTGTGTTGTTTTGGCCCTGGCCTGTGCTGGAAGGACCACCCTCTGTATTGGGGTGACATGAGATTATCAATCATGCCACACTTCATGCTGGCTGTGTGTTGTTGAACAAGAATGAGAAAAAGACAGGGAGCATCAACCTCAATTCCCTTTTGGACCAAAGCATGGTGCAACCCACAGTGAATTGAATGGTACGGTTTAACTACATCTTACATTGTAAGAACACTAGCAGTATTTAGAATAGGAAATAAAAACATCTGAATCATGTGTTCTTACCGTTGTCTTCAATTGTAAAGTAGAAGATATCACTGGTGGCATTGTCCCCGTCACGTAGGACATAACAGATCTTCATTTCATCAATATCAGCTAGAATATTATAGAAAGGGGTAGGCATCAAAGATTGAAAAGGTGCTTTGGTTTTACAGTACTTCTATTTCAGTAACCATCAACATACTCTACTGTGGTTTCTGTCActgtcatttcttacctgtttaatattgtGTGATGTGTATTCTGTATGATTCGCTATTGTTGTTTCTACTTAAATTTGACATGCTTAGCTATaacagcaaaaaaatgcttctgaaTAGATTCCTGAAGGCTGATTGTGAGGAATTGAGGTAGGGAAGAATATTGGTGTTGCACTGTATGCCAAATCACTTCAGAGAAGCATTGTGCAATGAAGACTAGGctatactgttttttttcccccacttcacATCCTCACAATCCATCTTGAAATGTTGCAGGAATAGTTACGAAGCTTGGCAAATAATTATATATGCAGAAACAacagaacacacataacaggatgttaaacatgtaagaaattaaataatagagaaaaacattcaatataatagttctctctctctctctctctctctctctctctctctctctctatatatatatatatatacagtgccttgcgaaagtattcggcccccttgaactttgcgaccttttgccacatttcaggcttcaaacataaagatatgaaactgtaattttttgtgaagaatcaacaacaagtgggacacaatcatgaagtggaacgaaatttattggatatttcaaacttttttaacaaataaaaaactgaaaaattgggcgtgcaaaattattcagcccctttactttcagtgcagcaaactctctccagaagttcagtgaggatctctgaatgatccaatgttgacctaaatgactaatgatgataaatagaatccacctgtgtgtaatcaagtctccgtataaatgcacctgcactgtgatagtctcagaggtccgtttaaagcgcagagagcatcatgaagaacaaggaacacaccaggcaggtccgagatactgttgtggagaagtttaaagccggatttggatacaaaaagatttcccaagctttaaacatcccaaggagcactgtgcaagcgataatattgaaatggaaggagtatcagaccactgcaagtctaccaagacctggccgtccctctaaactttcagctcatacaaggagaagactgatcagagatacagccaagaggcccatgatcactctggatgaactgcagagatctacagctgaggtgggagactctgtccacaggacaacaatcagtcgtatactgcacaaatctggcctttatggaagagtggcaagaagaaagccatttcttaaagatatccataaaaagtgtcgtttacagtttgccacaagccacctgggagacacaccaaacatgtggaagaaggtgctctggtcagatgaaaccaaaatcgaactttttggcaacaatgcaaaacgttatgtttggcgtaaaagcaacacagctcatcaccctgaacacaccatccccactgtcaaacatggtggtggcagcatcatggtttgggcctgcttttcttcagcagggacagggaagatggttaaaattgatgggaagatggatggagccaaatacaggaccattctggaagaaaacctgatggagtctgcaaaagacctgagactgggacggagatttgtcttccaacaagacaatgatccaaaacataaagcaaaatctacaatggaatggttcacaaataaacatatccaggtgttagaatggccaagtcaaagtccagacctgaatccaatcgagaatctgtggaaagaactgaaaactgctgttcacaaatgctctccatccaacctcactgagctcgagctgttttgcaaggaggaatgggcaaaaatttcagtctctcgatgtgcaaaactgatagagacataccccaagcgacttacagctgtaatcgcagcaaaaggtggcgctacaaagtattaacttaagggggctgaataattttgcacgcccaatttttcagttttttatttgttaaaaaagtttgaaatatccaatacatttcgttccacttcatgattgtgtcccacttgttgttgattcttcacaaaaaattacagtttcatatctttatgtttgaagcctgaaatgtggcaaaaggtcgcaaagttcaagggggccgaatactttcgcaaggcactgtatatattatgtatgtattttttttattatgaatcaGAATTAGTCTTCCAATagggtttttttatttgttttttacttttgaaaaaCTGTTAAACTGCAGTAAAAGTGCAGTGCATTGTTAAGAAACACATTTTCGacatttaaacacaacaacaGATGAAATAGACACTCACCTTGTGAGAAGGTTTTGACGCTGTCGTTTCCCAGAGCTGTGTTGACAATGTAGCCATGCAGGGGATCTTCGGAGATGCGGTACTTCAGGAACTTGTGATGGCTGTCCCTGTCTTCAGACTTCAGGGCTTTGCTGGTGATCATGAAGCCCAAGTGGCCAGAGTGCAGGAGTCTAATAGTGGGGGCACCCTTGTTGACTACTATTTGGGGGATGCCATTGTCTATGGAGTTTATCTGGATGGTCATCATCTGGGGCTTGCGAGTCTCAAAGAAAGTGTCAGGGAAAACGTAGAACTCTGTGTGGGTGCCGTCCGTGACAGTGAAAGAGAAACTGTCCTCGCTGGACTCTGTGCCATCATGCTTGTAGCTGATAAGGTTCTCGTTTAGGTCTTGCTTGGTGAAGCTGGTGACCACATAGCTGCCATTGTACaacagctgaccgtggacaggCACCTGGGTAATGGTGAAGCGCAAGATGTCGTCTGGGGTGTCTCGATCTTCAACAGTCAGCTCAAAGGGTGTGATCAGTTTCACCTCCCCTTCTGCTACTACCAGGTCATGGATGGTCAGGACTGGTTTCTTGTTGTCCACATCAGTAATGGAGATTCTAAAGGTGCGGAAGACTGGGTTGTAGCCGTCTGTTACTTCAAACTCAAAGCTGTCCATCTTTATTTCATCATAGGAGGTATGGATGTAGTATATCTTGTTGCCTGCCAGCTGCAGCTGAGTAAAGCTGGTGATGGGCACGCCAGGGAAGTCTGTGCACTCTAAGTGACCGCGACTGGGCGCTTGAGTGATGCTGAAGCTTAGGTGCTCATCGGGACTGTTGATGTCTGTGGTGCTCAGCAGGTCTGTGGTGAGGGTCACTCTTCCGCCTTCCTTGAGGGTCACACCTTTGTTTATGACATCAGGGAAGACCATGTCTATGCTGCCAATGCTGATATAGAAGTATCTGTCTATCAATGGATTGATGCCGTCTGTGACGTCAAACTTCACAAGGTCGCGCACTCCTTCTTGGCCAGTGTGGACATACTGTATAAGCCCTTTATCTACGTCATCTTGGGTAAAGTTCATACCAATGGTTATGTTGCCAACCAATTCTCCCAAAGTAGTAATGCGCTGAAGGAAACCTTGTCCAGGCTCAAAACGAATGATGTAGGTGAGAGTTTTGTCTTCTGAATCCAGATCTGTTGCCTTGAGAACTTTGTTAGTTATTACCTTTGTTTCACCAATTTCAACTTCAAGGCCATCATTTATGGTCATTCTTGGAGTCTCATCATCAACTGGGATGACCATGATGAGAACTTTTTTCTCTACCGTGTGTTTACCATCAGTCAATCTGATCTCAAAGCTGTCTTCTTTGGTTTCAGAGTCATCATGCTCATAGACAATGTTGGATCCTTCCTTGATCTGCTCAAGGGTGAAATTCTTGACTGGGACGGTGCCTGTTGTCAGTTGCTGCACAATGCTACCGTGCTTAGGAAGTGTGATTATTTCAAACTCAAGTTCATCTCCTggaatgtctgcatctgcagcatTTAAAATGGGCGTATCAATGACCAAGCTCATGCCTTCCATGACAACGAATTCTCGAATGAAGATCTCAGGCTTCTCATCATTGGCTGGAATGATGACAATGGGGAAAAAGTGGCGCTGTGAGAAGTTAATGCCGTCCGAACAGCGGAACGTCAACCTGTCTTCAACAGGTTCCACTCCCTTGTGGATGCTCTGCACATAGTAGATGTGGCCAAGACGGACATCCTTAATGCTAAAGGCAGTAATGGCAGTACCTGCTCTTGATTTTTCAGACCCGTCTGCTGGGGAAATGTTTTCAATATATCCAGACGTGGACTGGACTATGATGGTGCACAGAATATCATCATTTTCTGTATCCACGTCTTCAGCTTTGATATTTCCAAGAGAAATAACATTTTTCTCTCCTTCAAGCACTGTAAAATGATCCCCTACTGTTACTATGGGAGCCATGCTGTCTACTGGGAGGATCGTTACATGCACACGGACACCCTGGACTTTGTTACCTCCAACAACCCACTCGTCTGACAGGTCAGAAATAGTAAGGTTGAAAGAATCATGCACCTTAAAAAGTCCAATCTCGCCACTTGTATGGGCATACACAACAGCTCCATTGATCATGTCTTGTTGGGTGAACCTTTCAGAGGGTAGTCCATTAACCAAGATTTCACCTAGGTTTGGAGGCTCATCAACTATAAACGTGAGCATCAGATCATCAGTGTCTTCATCTCTACCTTGAATCACATTGGTGGTGATCTCAGTGGCCCCATTCTCCAGGACATCAATAGAAGAACCCAGCAGGCCAGAGGAAAGCATGATGGTTGGTGTTTCATCGTCGACTGGATTAACTGTGATTCTGATAATGATAGGGAGCTCGTGAAATCCATCACTAACATCAAGCTTTATAGTGTCACTGGTGGATTCTTCACCACCATGAATGTATGCAACGCGGCCATTGGCAATGTCATCCAACACAAATGTTTCTCCTATTGACATATCAAGACCAAAATACTGCAGCAGTCCAAACTTGGGGGCCTGGGTTAAAGTGAATGTAATTGCATCGTCATCTGTGTCCGGGTCAGTAGCATCAAGCTCAGTCCTGGttattataaatgtgtttctttctaaTATAGTGAAACCAGTGTTGGTAATCTGAGGTGGCATGTTATCAACAGGCTGTAAGAAGATTGTGAAGGTGCCATCCACCGAATTACCAGCAGTGTCTTCAACAGTGAAAGTAAACTGAACTACTCTTGGAGTGATGCCCAGTTCCTGATCTGGGGGCTTGTAGGCCACTTTGTGATGGTTGACCTGAGCCTGTGTGAACTCTGTGATGACCGTATTGGGGTGCTCAGTCAAAACTATCTCGCCCAGCAACACTGGGTTGTTTTCATCCGTATCAGTAGGTGGCATCACAATAGTATACTTCAGATCTCTGTCATCAGAGTCCAGATCTGTATAACGCAGGAATTTCTTTTTAAAGTGTGTCAGCTCATACTCTTTTACAGTCATGTGCAAAGAGGTGCCTGGGAAGAGTTCGGGTGGGAGGTCGTCCACTGGGTGGATTTTAATTGTGAAGATGTGCTCACCAGACTGGTTGGGGGGATCGTTGTCATCCTGGACACGGAACACGAACTGGTCCATGACAGTGGTAGTGCTGTGAGGTCCGATGTGCCGATAGAACAACTTTCCATCCAAGATGTCCTGCTGAAACCATTCCGTAACCACCTGTTCAAACATCTCTTCGCTTTCACTGAATTGCCATGCAGACAGGTCTGAAGGCTGTTCTGCTTGCCTCAGGAGCAATTCACCTATCGTGGAATAAGGGGGCTCCACTATAAACTTAATGGAAGAGTCCTCTGAGTCAATGTCTGTGGCACTTAGAATGAAGGGTGAGATCTGCATAATTTCATTCTTGAACAGTACAAGTCCTGTGTTGGCATTTATAATTGGGGGTTCATCATCAGTTGGTGCAATGGTGATTGGAAACAAAAACTCAACTTCATGTCTGCCATCAGTCATGCGGAAAATAATATTGTCACTGTAAGTGTCACTGCCATCATGCTGATAGACAACAACACCAACATCTAAATCAGCAGGGGTGAAAAACTTTCTGCGGGCCCCTAATACTGTCAGCTCACCATGTTTCAGGCCATCAATGACAGTAATTCTGACATCTTCAAGATTATCTTCATCACTGATTTCTAAGTTCTGGGTGCTGGAAAGTGCTCTTGACTGACCTTCAAACAGCAGCTGTCCGGTATTTTTAGTTGCGACTGGAGCCAAAGTGTTCATTGGCTTTACAACAATCATGAATGCAAAAGTATCAGAGACAGCACCCTCAGTATCAACAACTTCAAACTCAATCTGAAAGATTCTCTCCACATCTGAGTCTACAGATGGTGGTTTGTAAGCAATTTTCAAGTCGTTGATGTCTCTCTGATAAAAAGAGGATATAGGTAGGTTTTGGTCATCAGTGCTAATGATGTAGCCCTGCTCATAGCCCAGTGGTGAAgtaatattaaaaattaaataatcttGATCAGACTCAACATCCTCAGCTGCTAACATATCATTGGTAATTGCTGTCATCACAAACTGGTCAATTTCCATCATCATCATAGCAACAAAACTCGGCTTGGGTGGAGTGTTTTCTGTGCCTTCTTTAATCCTAACCATTATCTGAAAGAACTCCTGCTTCACAGGGTTTCCCTCTTTATCCAGTAACTCTACCAGCATGGGAATATAGTCTCTGTTTGGGGAGTTGTTGGTGGAGGTGTGCTTGTAGCGAATGCCCAGGTTAACAAAATCATCACAGACCATCATCTGGCCATTGGAAGTGTAATTTAAAAGAGTGCCATACCTTGGTAGACCTCCTGTGCTGATCAGGGTGGTGACCTTGCATGATTCCGAGCTGCCATCGTAAGTGAACTCCAATACCTTTTTGTCAATAGGGTTGCTGATTCCATTCAGCTTGTCCACCACCAAAGGCATGTTGCGGGTTAGGACTTCCAGTTGCTGAGataccacctccacctccagcaTGAAAGGGATGATAATGGTGTCAGTCTGGGAGTCATACCTCAGCTGCAGCCGCACTCTGTCCTTGTTTGGGCTTCTTGATCCAAAGTGAGTGTATTTCACTTCTTCCGCCCCAAAAGCGCAAGGGAATTTCTTTGGAGATAGCATACCGGGTCTCTGGGCGAGTGGGTCATTTTCTAATACTGTGATGTAGCACCTGTCCCCGGGCTGCACTTCAGTCACCAGATCTTTGATTGGGTCTATAAAGATGGATCTCCCAAAAGGCACCCGTACCCCACTGTTGGCTACCAGTATGGATTCAGAGTTAGGTCCTGGTCTGGGTCCAAAGAGGAAAGCAGGATCAAAATCTTGTGCACCCACAGTAGAAAAGCTTAAAGAACACAACACAAGGAGGCATCCCACAAGTGCTGATGCCTGAGAGAGTCTAGTCTTTTGCAGACAAACAGCCATATCCATTGTTAGTTGCCCCACAACTTTGTCTTCATAAAATCCAATGTAGCTCCTTTAAGTTTCCCAGggattgctaaataaataaataaatgaatgaaaatgaatTGGCTGTGCTAGTGAAGATGCATACAGCCGCTGTCCCCTCCTGCTTTGTGGCCACACATAGGACAAGTGTACTACTTATTCTGTGGAGCTTGGCAGGTAATACTTAACCAGGAGACTGTGACAGCCCAAGACTCCACCCTCTGCCAGCTTAAACATGCCCCTCTGAAGCTCCCTCCTATCCCATGGCTAATTAAAGGACACACATTGCAAAGCCCACCCCACAGCTTCAGAAACCCAGCCCTAGGCTATAACCATCCCACACTTGATCCCCTTGAATCCCCACCCTCTGCATTATAATAAAGCTGGTATCCAAGATTTTAAAACTAAGTCGTAAATACTGTATTTCAGGTCTATTAATGTTAAGGTGaaaacataactaaaaaaaaagcaaacaaaaagttatatatatataatgtttttatctACAAATAGCTTCATTCAGTCTTATTCAAACTTTACTTTAAAGCTATCTTTGCAAGCAGCTGAATCACATTCCTTACAGCCTCCCATCCCCCAGTTCCGAGCCATTCAGAAAATCTGTGGTTATTTTTATAAAGAGATGTTACAAAACCTGGGGAAGTTATCATATGATTTTACAGGTCTGGCGAGATTTGAAGAAGGGGGCTGTATCCTAAATACAGTATGATTTCTGCAATTTTGCAATACATTACTTACTGCAATACATTTATATTTgaatgaacaaaaatacaaaagcagCTGTAGCAAATATCATTGTTGGAATTTATCATCTTATACCATAGTTATAATAGTTGCCAGATGTCCTACCATAAATATCCTACTGCAGTTTTTTCTTCACAAACTATACTCatttttgtactgtattgtaaacaAATAGTGGCATGGCAATTTAACCAAAGAACTTGTACTTAATTAATATACATACTTTGCTTTGAACAATTTAAAcgtggaaggtttttttttttattagtttcataaaatgaacttttaaaaaaaaagtattgctggATCTGCACAGTTCTGGTTCTTTAGCATCGACTGCAGCACCACCTTTTGGTCAAATGAGAAAAGCACAGAAAATGTTAATACTGTGCTAAATTAAATctgaattgtatttgttttaggaTTGCAGGTACCTGTATGTAAAATGGAAATATTAAACTTCACATTAATACCAGTCTTGTCAATGCCCTGAGattttgcacttttttttctcaTATTTTCCAGTATGTTATATACCACAGACACAAACTTGATACAGTACTCTAGTAATTTAATGTTTAAGTACTGTTGATGCATCTTCAACTGTTAATGCTTCTCGACTCTCCTATAAACCATAACATGAATCTGTTTTCTTCCACTTCAAAAACAACAGATGTGGTCGAAGCTTGGTAGTAGATGTAGCCCAATGTGTTTCAAGGAAGGCTTAACCACTTTTGTTAGGTATCACTTGACCCTTATCATTGACACCCATTAGATTTTGCTATAAATATTTATATCTACTACTTGTGGTTTTCACAGTGCAGCTTTGTAAGCAATAAGAGGCCAAGAATGCAGCCCAGGATGACTCACGAATTGAAGTGTGAATGTTTTAGAACCCAGAACACCTGGAACCAAAGACCAAGGGGAAAGGACCCCAAAGGTGACATGGAAAACCCGTAAATTCTAATAGTATCACTTTAATACCAGTACACATTATTATGCATAGagaaatgctttatgaatacagacCTGTTTATACCACCTTATTTTAAAAttcataaaatgcatttttcGTCAATGATTATTCGcttcatgtttttatttgcacaaaaatgaacagaaacaaataaaatatagtaCCAGAACATGTGATTGGTGGcttaatgtttaatatttaaattattgaAAGTTTTACATACAGATAATTATAGAAAACAGAGATTTTGTTGttagttgtttgtttttcataacaTTGGGGACCCAATCTTAATAATTGAAGGGGTTCAGTATTTAAATCTGACACTTTAGATCAATAAATAATTACCACAAATGGTTGTGACTGTGACGATTGTGCTTCCATTAGGAAGCTGCTCAGTAATTAAATCTCATTTACAGTACAAGATACATTGCAGAAAGTTTGAACTTCTGCCAATGTCTTGATGCCAGGAGCATGGATCACAGTTGCTGAAGTGAATTAGAGGTTTAGAGCTTGAATATACTTTTCCGAAACTATCCTGCCGtacttcaaataaaaacaaagtggATCAAAATTCAATAATGTAGGCTTTTATATATTCTACTGCATGGTTTATATGTGCATTTCATTTACATGTTAGAATTTCACacctctttttatttgtttatttattacataatAGGCCCTTCATCgaaataaacaaatgcagaaCAACTTGTTTGAGGAATTAAAGGTCACACGGGAGACAAGCATGCAGTCGACAAGCTGGTAACACACGTAATACAAACCAATCATAATGCACTTTTTTGTCATGAGACGTAAACATGCTGCGAAGGAAGGCTACtaaaaatgtactaattacaTCATAACAAACCTATAGTTCCTTATTAATTTGTACATTAGTAGAATTATTTAGTTAGGTCTACATATTGGTATTTTATCCTAAACAATGTTttcaatactgtatttttaattctAGGCTTTCGAGAGCAAGAAGGCAGACCAGagattttttaataaaacaaatttcactttatttactgttaaaatgaaacatGTTATGATTTGGGGTTAATGTAGGAATGAAAGGCATACTGCATACatggcaaattaatttaaaataaaacattttaaaaaatacgcTGCACGTGTATTTTATTATCGTGGACATTAACATTcgcttatccacatacacactgtattgcatatctatagactacatataattaattggatgaaatgcagaATCAGAATGTACATGCTGTCTGTCTGACGTTATGGGCTAGCCTTATcgtcatgtgacactactatcaaatttgattggctggtattgaaaatgttgcctgaaaaatagaacatcgtCCTAAGTGGGAG encodes the following:
- the LOC117420455 gene encoding FRAS1-related extracellular matrix protein 2-like, with product MDMAVCLQKTRLSQASALVGCLLVLCSLSFSTVGAQDFDPAFLFGPRPGPNSESILVANSGVRVPFGRSIFIDPIKDLVTEVQPGDRCYITVLENDPLAQRPGMLSPKKFPCAFGAEEVKYTHFGSRSPNKDRVRLQLRYDSQTDTIIIPFMLEVEVVSQQLEVLTRNMPLVVDKLNGISNPIDKKVLEFTYDGSSESCKVTTLISTGGLPRYGTLLNYTSNGQMMVCDDFVNLGIRYKHTSTNNSPNRDYIPMLVELLDKEGNPVKQEFFQIMVRIKEGTENTPPKPSFVAMMMMEIDQFVMTAITNDMLAAEDVESDQDYLIFNITSPLGYEQGYIISTDDQNLPISSFYQRDINDLKIAYKPPSVDSDVERIFQIEFEVVDTEGAVSDTFAFMIVVKPMNTLAPVATKNTGQLLFEGQSRALSSTQNLEISDEDNLEDVRITVIDGLKHGELTVLGARRKFFTPADLDVGVVVYQHDGSDTYSDNIIFRMTDGRHEVEFLFPITIAPTDDEPPIINANTGLVLFKNEIMQISPFILSATDIDSEDSSIKFIVEPPYSTIGELLLRQAEQPSDLSAWQFSESEEMFEQVVTEWFQQDILDGKLFYRHIGPHSTTTVMDQFVFRVQDDNDPPNQSGEHIFTIKIHPVDDLPPELFPGTSLHMTVKEYELTHFKKKFLRYTDLDSDDRDLKYTIVMPPTDTDENNPVLLGEIVLTEHPNTVITEFTQAQVNHHKVAYKPPDQELGITPRVVQFTFTVEDTAGNSVDGTFTIFLQPVDNMPPQITNTGFTILERNTFIITRTELDATDPDTDDDAITFTLTQAPKFGLLQYFGLDMSIGETFVLDDIANGRVAYIHGGEESTSDTIKLDVSDGFHELPIIIRITVNPVDDETPTIMLSSGLLGSSIDVLENGATEITTNVIQGRDEDTDDLMLTFIVDEPPNLGEILVNGLPSERFTQQDMINGAVVYAHTSGEIGLFKVHDSFNLTISDLSDEWVVGGNKVQGVRVHVTILPVDSMAPIVTVGDHFTVLEGEKNVISLGNIKAEDVDTENDDILCTIIVQSTSGYIENISPADGSEKSRAGTAITAFSIKDVRLGHIYYVQSIHKGVEPVEDRLTFRCSDGINFSQRHFFPIVIIPANDEKPEIFIREFVVMEGMSLVIDTPILNAADADIPGDELEFEIITLPKHGSIVQQLTTGTVPVKNFTLEQIKEGSNIVYEHDDSETKEDSFEIRLTDGKHTVEKKVLIMVIPVDDETPRMTINDGLEVEIGETKVITNKVLKATDLDSEDKTLTYIIRFEPGQGFLQRITTLGELVGNITIGMNFTQDDVDKGLIQYVHTGQEGVRDLVKFDVTDGINPLIDRYFYISIGSIDMVFPDVINKGVTLKEGGRVTLTTDLLSTTDINSPDEHLSFSITQAPSRGHLECTDFPGVPITSFTQLQLAGNKIYYIHTSYDEIKMDSFEFEVTDGYNPVFRTFRISITDVDNKKPVLTIHDLVVAEGEVKLITPFELTVEDRDTPDDILRFTITQVPVHGQLLYNGSYVVTSFTKQDLNENLISYKHDGTESSEDSFSFTVTDGTHTEFYVFPDTFFETRKPQMMTIQINSIDNGIPQIVVNKGAPTIRLLHSGHLGFMITSKALKSEDRDSHHKFLKYRISEDPLHGYIVNTALGNDSVKTFSQADIDEMKICYVLRDGDNATSDIFYFTIEDNAGNKLKSQPFRLNWAWISLEREYFLVDEDSKFLEVTLKRRGYLGETSFVGIGTKDGTAEKDKDFKGKSQKQVQFNPGQSTATWRVKILTDNEYETSETFQIILSDPVMGALEFPNIATVEIVDPGDESTVFIPQSEYRIEEDIGELLIPVRRSGDASQELMVICFTQQGTAIGTIPSTVLSYSDYITRPEDHTSILRFDKDEREKTCRVIIIDDSLYEVEEIFNVTLSMPMGGQVGVGYPSAKVIILADDDDEPSFYFGDAEYVVDESSGYVEVRVWRTGTDLSRTATVTVRSRKTEPVSAEAGVDYVGISRNLDFAPGVTMQTFRVTILDDLGQPVLEGPESFELVLRMPMNAVLGEPSKTTVFINDSISDLPKVQFKEPLYTVNENDIQVNVIVYRSGDIGYKSTVRCYTRQGSAEVMMDYDERPNTDDSIVLFLPGETEKPCVVTLVDDTIYEEEEEFRLVLGTPKSDSPFGASLGEQKETVISIKDEGDKSVIKFSEVKYSIKEPLEAGEIAVVKIPVLRLGDTSKVSIVRVHTKDGSATSGEDYNPMSEDIEFKEGETEHFVEVEVLYDGAREMREAFTVHMKPDENMVAEILTSKAIVYIEEMDSVADVTFPSVPQVVSLLMYDDTAKAKENPNPPTGYPVVCVTACNPKYSEFDKTGSICSAENINDTLTQYRWLVSAPSGSDGVTSPMREVDTNTFFTNTKSISLDAIYFQAGSRVQCGARAFNANGDAGLEMLSPIFVISREEGLCQPRIPGTVGAEPFSAKIRYTGPEDPDHPNLIRLTVIMPHMDGMLPVISTRPLSNFELTLSPDGTRVGNHKCSNLLDYNEIQTQHGFITENTKNPEVIGETSPYQYSSALRSSNTLRFYRNLNLEACLWEFSSYYDMSELLTDCRGSIGTDGQVLNLVQSYVTLRVPLYVSYVFHSPVAVGGWQHFDLQSELRLTFVYDTAILWNDGIGSPAESELQGALYPTSMRINEEGRLVVNFKTEVRFRGQFVMAHPGTSLLSMVMSAYHPGLTFTLSLVRTEPTYNQPVQQWSFVSDFAIRDYSGTYTVKLIPCSAAPNQEFSNPPVCNPREPITFDMDIRFQQVSDPIAAEFSLNTQMFLLSKRELWLSDGSMGFGEGTDVAFSEGSTIYGRVMVDPVQNLGESFLCNIEKVFLCTGTDGYVPKYDPTNREYGCLADAPSLLYRFKILDKAQPETQAGLFGNVLFDAKLAIDSPDALPLVRQPGSDGFSLSSAPLFQVAAGREWYIHMIYTVRSRENTNKGIGKRSLEYHHGVSAAGIGSSAVAPYGGRSRRAAPDLEVAQDIGLENNRGTNIQHIALDRANKLLVSQRDFHPSEELYQRPLLESSGNESSEMDIMPLVGGVAGLLLLICAVIIIILLLRRRGHHSPDEKKSPCSSSSGYHGRSSRETMSTWHSSDSSEV